A stretch of Kaistella flava (ex Peng et al. 2021) DNA encodes these proteins:
- a CDS encoding catalase, whose translation MKSLLQYSSDLDQLSAAENSDLAKAVKSVEQFIKSSSKISKVNHATRDAHSKTYATVKARLTISEDLPEFITDIFDQKEYELLARFSNGNLVINKKGRDTPLYGFSLKIKKVKGQDANFPLVNFPLFPTNSPSIFLNFFRSVNTFLVTKQDNFLVSVLDLPSLIKNSLSLFISMFSVDVLKKIIKFIPKRKDFFFSFNYDGIGCYRLGNYIMKIGLKPVRNLSGIGENESQQESITEFISLQDSNFLLTIQLCENLENQPVNDLMKTWKNAPEYCLGKIVIPQDSLLDSNDPEIENLNFNPFENAENLQPVGKIQQIRKQIYEASIATRNKLNVNKSN comes from the coding sequence ATGAAATCACTCCTTCAATATAGTTCTGACCTCGACCAACTTTCAGCCGCAGAAAATAGTGATTTAGCAAAAGCGGTAAAGTCCGTAGAACAGTTTATAAAAAGTTCTTCAAAAATAAGCAAGGTTAATCATGCCACCCGCGATGCTCATTCAAAAACATATGCCACCGTAAAAGCGCGTTTAACAATATCCGAAGATTTACCTGAATTTATAACCGATATTTTCGACCAAAAGGAATACGAACTTTTAGCACGTTTCTCAAATGGAAATTTGGTTATTAATAAAAAAGGAAGAGATACTCCACTATACGGATTTTCATTAAAAATTAAAAAGGTAAAAGGTCAGGATGCGAATTTTCCTTTGGTTAATTTCCCTTTATTTCCAACGAATTCACCTTCAATATTTTTAAATTTTTTCAGATCAGTGAATACTTTTTTAGTAACGAAACAGGATAATTTTCTAGTTTCAGTTTTAGATCTACCTTCGCTGATCAAAAACAGTTTATCTCTTTTCATTTCTATGTTTTCGGTAGATGTTTTAAAGAAAATAATCAAATTTATACCGAAACGAAAAGACTTTTTCTTTTCCTTTAATTATGATGGAATTGGCTGTTATCGTCTTGGGAATTACATCATGAAAATTGGTTTAAAACCCGTCAGAAACCTTTCTGGTATTGGCGAGAACGAATCTCAGCAGGAATCGATTACAGAATTTATTTCCCTACAAGACTCAAATTTTCTCTTAACCATTCAATTGTGTGAAAATTTAGAAAATCAACCTGTCAATGATTTAATGAAGACCTGGAAAAATGCACCGGAATATTGTTTAGGAAAAATTGTAATTCCCCAGGATTCCCTTCTTGATTCTAATGATCCCGAAATTGAAAATCTAAATTTCAATCCATTTGAAAACGCTGAAAACCTACAGCCCGTTGGGAAAATTCAACAAATCAGAAAGCAAATATATGAAGCATCAATTGCGACACGAAATAAATTGAATGTCAATAAATCAAATTAA
- a CDS encoding DUF4476 domain-containing protein produces MKNIFTSCLLLMSLGVFAQEAGRAGELLKNEARTNEMQNPRNDNSGRTNDKVLDNSNYRTPPTYNNPKGNTNTTNYRWNYNSGNSEVFVRIPQNGNYTVEVGDQMMSNSSGKFRFFDLQFGTLPISIYQNNYLIYRTNLKLKTYTRLVLDFFPNKGLYLLGTYPVQNQSYGINEWDDVWNNPYGNQNGNWNGNNGNGNYYGNAMNNQDFNNFMSSVKRNGSFDKDKMSMITMTAKNINFTSQQIYSLLKTMDFDNNKLEIAKLLYVKCVDRQNYHLVFDAFDFSTSKNKLTDFISKYR; encoded by the coding sequence ATGAAAAATATTTTTACTTCTTGTTTATTATTAATGAGCCTTGGTGTTTTTGCCCAAGAAGCTGGACGAGCTGGTGAACTTCTGAAAAATGAAGCGAGAACCAATGAAATGCAAAATCCACGAAATGACAATTCTGGAAGAACGAATGACAAAGTTCTGGATAATTCAAATTACAGAACTCCGCCAACGTACAATAATCCAAAAGGAAATACGAATACTACAAATTACCGCTGGAATTATAATTCCGGAAATTCTGAAGTATTTGTAAGGATTCCACAAAACGGAAATTACACCGTAGAAGTTGGTGATCAAATGATGAGTAACTCTTCTGGGAAATTTAGATTTTTTGATTTGCAATTTGGAACACTTCCTATTTCAATTTATCAAAATAATTATCTGATTTACAGAACGAATTTGAAACTGAAAACGTACACAAGACTGGTCCTGGATTTCTTTCCAAATAAAGGATTATATCTTTTAGGAACTTATCCGGTTCAAAACCAATCTTACGGAATTAATGAGTGGGACGATGTTTGGAATAATCCTTACGGAAATCAAAATGGGAACTGGAACGGGAATAACGGAAATGGAAATTATTATGGAAATGCGATGAATAATCAGGATTTTAATAATTTTATGTCGTCCGTAAAAAGAAATGGTAGTTTTGACAAGGATAAAATGTCGATGATTACGATGACTGCTAAAAATATAAATTTCACTTCGCAACAAATTTACAGCCTATTAAAAACGATGGATTTCGACAATAATAAACTGGAAATTGCAAAGCTTCTTTATGTAAAATGTGTAGATCGCCAAAACTATCATTTGGTTTTTGATGCTTTTGATTTTAGTACTTCGAAAAATAAACTGACTGATTTTATTTCAAAATATAGATAA
- the lpdA gene encoding dihydrolipoyl dehydrogenase has translation MSQFDVTVIGSGPGGYVAAIRCAQLGFKTAIIEKYPTMGGTCLNVGCIPSKALLDSSEHFENAKHNFANHGIIINDPVADINRMVARKNEVVDQTTKGIQFLMDKNKITVFEGVGSFESATQIKVTKNDGSTETIDSKYTIIATGSKPSTLPFITLDKERIITSTEALNLKEIPKHLIVIGGGVIGLELGSVYKRLGSEVTVVEFMDKIIPTMDGALSKELNKVLRKQGMKFNLSTGVQSVERNGDTVKVTAKDKKGEEVVFEGDYVLVAVGRKPYTDGLAVEKAGVDLDERGRVKTNEHLQTNVSNIYAIGDVVAGAMLAHKASEEGTLVAELIAGQKPHINYNLIPGVVYTWPEVAAVGKTEEQLKAEGVAIKVGNFPMRALGRSRASGDVDGFIKVIADEKTDEILGVHMIGARAADLIAEAVVAMEYRASAEDISRMSHAHPTYAEAMKEAALDATGKRAIHF, from the coding sequence ATGAGTCAATTCGATGTTACCGTAATCGGTTCCGGTCCTGGTGGTTATGTTGCTGCAATTAGATGTGCGCAATTGGGTTTCAAAACAGCAATTATTGAGAAATATCCAACGATGGGCGGTACTTGCCTGAACGTGGGTTGTATTCCGAGTAAAGCGCTTTTGGACAGTTCTGAACATTTCGAAAATGCAAAACACAATTTCGCGAATCACGGAATTATCATCAACGATCCTGTGGCAGACATCAATAGAATGGTGGCTCGTAAGAATGAAGTGGTGGACCAAACGACCAAAGGAATCCAGTTCTTGATGGATAAAAACAAGATCACGGTGTTCGAAGGGGTTGGAAGTTTTGAATCTGCAACTCAGATCAAAGTGACTAAAAACGATGGTTCTACGGAAACGATCGATTCTAAATATACGATTATCGCGACGGGTTCTAAACCGAGTACGCTTCCTTTTATTACTTTGGATAAGGAAAGAATCATCACTTCTACGGAAGCATTAAATCTGAAAGAAATTCCGAAACACCTGATCGTTATTGGTGGTGGAGTTATCGGTTTGGAATTGGGTTCTGTTTACAAAAGATTAGGTTCTGAAGTAACGGTGGTAGAATTTATGGATAAAATTATTCCTACCATGGACGGTGCTTTGTCGAAAGAATTAAACAAAGTTTTGCGCAAACAAGGAATGAAATTCAACCTTTCTACGGGAGTTCAGTCTGTTGAAAGAAATGGCGATACCGTAAAAGTTACAGCGAAAGATAAAAAAGGCGAAGAAGTAGTTTTCGAAGGTGATTACGTTTTGGTTGCTGTTGGTAGAAAACCTTACACTGACGGACTTGCTGTTGAAAAAGCAGGTGTTGATTTGGATGAAAGAGGAAGAGTGAAAACAAACGAGCATTTACAAACCAATGTTTCGAATATCTACGCCATCGGTGATGTTGTAGCAGGAGCAATGTTGGCACACAAAGCGTCTGAAGAAGGAACTTTGGTGGCTGAATTAATCGCTGGACAAAAACCTCATATCAATTATAATTTGATTCCAGGTGTTGTTTATACTTGGCCAGAAGTTGCTGCTGTTGGTAAAACAGAAGAGCAATTGAAAGCGGAAGGTGTTGCCATTAAAGTGGGTAATTTCCCGATGCGTGCTTTAGGAAGAAGCCGTGCTTCCGGTGATGTTGATGGTTTCATCAAAGTAATCGCTGACGAAAAAACGGATGAGATTCTTGGAGTTCACATGATCGGAGCGAGAGCGGCAGATTTAATCGCAGAAGCGGTTGTTGCAATGGAATATAGAGCAAGTGCTGAAGATATTTCAAGAATGTCTCACGCGCACCCGACGTACGCTGAAGCTATGAAAGAAGCGGCTTTGGATGCGACTGGGAAGAGAGCGATTCATTTTTAA
- a CDS encoding helix-turn-helix domain-containing protein, with the protein MTLGEVIKILLKRKGLSQVQLAAQIGKSKTSVSQIINGVYSPSPETLESISKVLEVPVPVIHFMSLSENDIPEDKKQLYKMISPMMDKYLSELFSIEI; encoded by the coding sequence ATGACCTTAGGAGAAGTAATAAAAATCTTATTAAAGAGAAAAGGACTTTCTCAAGTACAACTTGCAGCACAAATTGGGAAAAGTAAAACGAGTGTATCACAAATTATTAATGGCGTTTATAGTCCCAGTCCAGAAACTCTTGAAAGTATTTCAAAAGTTTTAGAAGTTCCAGTGCCAGTGATTCATTTCATGTCATTGTCTGAAAATGACATTCCGGAAGATAAAAAACAACTTTATAAGATGATATCACCGATGATGGACAAGTATTTATCTGAGCTCTTTAGTATTGAAATTTAA
- a CDS encoding DUF2071 domain-containing protein, translating to MKIPTIHGYIDRRILINFTADPKSVEKIIPFPFRPKIYKDKAIVGICLIRLKDIKPKGFPDFIGVNSENGAHRIAVEWDENGETKSGVYIPRRDTSLKLNAFIGGRLFPGKHYLAKFNVQEANGNYHIDFKSSDETETSIDATETKVFYENSIFKTLENASDFFENGDLGYSPNKDKFDGLRLKAYKWEVKPLEVSNVKTSFFENEEIFPKGSVNFDNALLMTNIEHEWKSEQEK from the coding sequence ATGAAAATCCCTACAATCCACGGCTATATCGACAGAAGAATTTTAATCAACTTTACCGCTGATCCAAAATCTGTAGAGAAAATTATTCCTTTTCCTTTTCGACCAAAAATCTATAAAGACAAAGCCATTGTAGGAATTTGCTTGATCAGACTAAAAGACATTAAACCAAAAGGATTTCCTGACTTCATCGGCGTCAATTCAGAAAATGGCGCACACAGAATTGCCGTCGAATGGGACGAGAATGGTGAAACAAAATCTGGTGTTTACATTCCACGAAGAGACACTTCTCTAAAATTAAACGCATTTATTGGCGGTCGACTATTTCCGGGTAAACATTATCTGGCAAAATTCAACGTACAAGAAGCAAATGGAAATTATCACATCGACTTTAAAAGTTCCGATGAAACCGAAACATCAATTGATGCAACTGAAACCAAAGTATTTTATGAGAACTCAATCTTCAAAACATTAGAAAATGCTTCTGACTTTTTTGAAAATGGAGACCTTGGATATTCACCCAACAAAGATAAGTTTGATGGATTAAGATTGAAAGCCTACAAATGGGAAGTTAAACCGCTTGAAGTTTCAAATGTGAAAACAAGTTTTTTTGAAAATGAAGAAATCTTTCCAAAAGGTTCAGTGAATTTTGACAATGCTTTGTTGATGACGAATATTGAGCATGAGTGGAAAAGCGAGCAGGAAAAGTAA
- a CDS encoding DUF6567 family protein, protein MKTKSIITGLLISGSLALTSCASSHYGTLQSSANLSSNNFNYSANSITGTSTATYIFGIGGMKRQSLVDEAKQDMLAKNPLQKGQALANTTVNIKNSMMFGIVQEVMCTITADVVTFN, encoded by the coding sequence ATGAAAACAAAATCTATTATTACAGGACTTTTAATTTCTGGTTCATTAGCGCTAACAAGTTGTGCTTCTAGTCATTATGGAACTTTACAAAGTTCGGCTAATCTAAGTTCTAATAATTTCAACTATTCGGCGAATAGTATCACAGGAACTTCCACAGCGACATATATATTTGGAATTGGTGGTATGAAAAGACAATCTCTTGTTGATGAAGCAAAACAAGATATGCTTGCAAAAAATCCATTACAAAAAGGTCAAGCACTTGCAAACACAACAGTAAATATAAAAAATTCTATGATGTTTGGAATTGTTCAAGAAGTTATGTGTACTATTACCGCAGATGTTGTAACTTTCAATTAA
- a CDS encoding helix-turn-helix domain-containing protein, protein MDNYTDIKTFDQLIELEHGKIGTESRVEYEENAQMFIISEMLKQARKEANMTQEQLAEKTGTKKSYISKIEKGKGNIQLSTLFRLFEVGLNRRIGLTFL, encoded by the coding sequence ATGGATAATTACACAGATATTAAAACCTTTGACCAACTGATTGAATTAGAGCATGGTAAAATTGGGACTGAAAGTAGAGTGGAATATGAAGAAAATGCTCAAATGTTTATTATCAGTGAGATGTTAAAGCAAGCCCGCAAAGAAGCAAACATGACACAAGAACAACTTGCAGAAAAAACAGGTACCAAAAAAAGTTACATTTCAAAAATTGAAAAAGGCAAAGGAAATATACAACTCTCTACCTTATTTCGACTTTTTGAAGTGGGTCTAAACAGACGGATAGGATTGACCTTTTTGTAG
- a CDS encoding type II toxin-antitoxin system RelE/ParE family toxin: protein MLFNAFQKKSQKTPQNELDKAIRLKNENFKNKKD, encoded by the coding sequence ATTCTGTTCAATGCGTTTCAGAAGAAATCACAGAAAACGCCGCAGAATGAATTGGACAAAGCAATAAGATTGAAAAATGAAAATTTTAAGAATAAAAAAGATTAA
- a CDS encoding RidA family protein, translating to MSSNKVNSVSAKNTDNAPKSIGPYSQSVAFSHYNNLSAQLPIDPKSGTLVAGGIKEQAEQCFKNIRAIADSIGHVMSDVVRITVFVKNVKDVDAVDEVYKTFFPTYVPTRTTVAVAALPMDAMVQVEALLSHGEGTIPNAPQSGDLIKLTNNTENAPISTLSTQTVSFSHYNNLSAQLPICPKSGRLVVGGVKEQTAQCLKNIKAILESIDVPFDDIVKVNIFLNNLADIEAIDEVYSTFFPDSAIARSVAYVPARTTVGVSALPMDALVQIEVVVSHGDGTPPQAIEHRHGIVIWANNTENAPKCSLSNQTVAFSHYNHLSAQLPVDSKTGELVSGGIKEQAEQCLKNIKAIVESIDHVMDDVVKVNIFLKNIADIAVVDEVYTTFFPGGIPARRTVGVSALAKDALIQIDVVVANAEGTPPQA from the coding sequence ATGAGTTCAAATAAAGTAAATTCAGTATCAGCAAAAAATACGGATAATGCTCCAAAAAGTATCGGTCCTTATTCACAATCGGTAGCTTTCTCTCATTATAATAATCTTTCAGCGCAATTACCTATCGATCCAAAATCGGGCACATTGGTAGCTGGTGGTATAAAAGAGCAGGCTGAGCAATGCTTTAAAAATATTAGGGCAATTGCAGACAGCATCGGCCATGTGATGAGCGACGTTGTCAGAATCACAGTATTCGTTAAGAATGTTAAAGATGTTGACGCTGTAGACGAAGTTTATAAAACATTCTTCCCAACCTATGTTCCTACAAGAACTACAGTTGCAGTTGCAGCTTTACCTATGGATGCAATGGTGCAGGTAGAAGCACTTCTTTCGCACGGTGAAGGTACAATTCCGAACGCGCCACAATCTGGCGATCTTATAAAGCTTACAAATAATACGGAAAATGCGCCAATAAGTACTTTATCGACACAAACTGTATCTTTCTCTCATTACAATAATCTTTCAGCTCAATTACCGATTTGTCCAAAATCTGGTAGATTGGTAGTGGGTGGTGTAAAAGAGCAGACTGCACAATGCTTAAAAAACATCAAGGCAATTTTGGAAAGTATCGACGTTCCTTTTGATGATATTGTTAAAGTTAATATCTTCCTTAATAACCTAGCTGATATTGAAGCTATAGACGAAGTTTATTCAACATTCTTTCCAGATTCGGCTATTGCCAGATCTGTAGCTTATGTTCCTGCACGTACAACAGTTGGAGTTTCAGCTTTACCGATGGATGCTTTGGTGCAAATCGAAGTGGTGGTTTCACACGGCGATGGAACACCTCCACAAGCTATTGAACACCGACATGGAATCGTTATTTGGGCAAATAATACTGAAAATGCACCAAAATGTTCTCTGTCTAACCAAACGGTAGCTTTTTCTCATTACAACCATCTTTCAGCTCAGTTACCTGTGGACTCAAAAACAGGGGAATTGGTTTCTGGCGGTATAAAAGAGCAGGCTGAACAGTGTTTAAAAAATATCAAGGCAATTGTAGAAAGTATCGATCACGTTATGGATGATGTGGTTAAAGTAAATATCTTCCTTAAAAATATCGCGGATATTGCTGTTGTAGATGAAGTTTATACAACATTCTTCCCGGGCGGAATTCCTGCAAGAAGAACAGTTGGAGTATCAGCTTTGGCTAAAGATGCTTTAATCCAAATTGATGTAGTTGTAGCAAACGCTGAGGGAACACCTCCACAAGCATAA